A region of Mauremys mutica isolate MM-2020 ecotype Southern chromosome 2, ASM2049712v1, whole genome shotgun sequence DNA encodes the following proteins:
- the LOC123364570 gene encoding phosphoglycerate mutase 2, translating to MSTHRLVIVRHGESTWNQENRFCGWFDADLSEKGAEEARRGAQALREAGYEFDICYTSVLKRAIRTLWAILDGIDQMWLPVVRTWHLNERHYGGLTGLNKAETAARHGEEQVKIWRRSYDIPPPPMDEQHPYYQVISKERRYAGLKPGELPTCESLKDTIARALPFWNEEIVPQIKAGKRVLIAAHGNSLRGIVKHLEGMSDAAIMELNLPTGIPIVYELDGSLKPTKPMQFLGDEETVRKAMEAVAAQGKVQK from the exons atGTCGACCCATCGGCTGGTGATCGTGCGCCACGGCGAAAGCACCTGGAACCAGGAGAACCGCTTCTGCGGCTGGTTCGACGCTGACCTGAGCgagaagggggcagaggaggcgcggcgtggggcccaggccctccGGGAGGCAGGCTACGAGTTCGACATCTGCTACACCTCGGTGCTCAAGAGGGCCATCCGCACCCTCTGGGCCATCCTGGATGGCATCGACCAGATGTGGCTGCCCGTGGTGCGCACCTGGCACCTCAATGAGCGCCACTACGGGGGCCTGACCGGCCTCAACAAGGCTGAGACTGCCGCCCGGCATGGCGAGGAGCAGGTGAAGATCTGGCGGCGCTCCTAcgacattccccctccccccatggacgAGCAGCACCCCTACTACCAGGTCATCAGCAAG GAGAGGCGCTACGCAGGCCTGAAGCCCGGGGAGCTGCCCACGTGTGAGAGCCTCAAAGACACCATCGCCCGCGCCCTGCCCTTCTGGAACGAGGAGATCGTCCCCCAGATCAAAGCCGGCAAGAGGGTGCTGATCGCCGCCCACGGGAACAGCCTGCGCGGCATCGTCAAGCACCTGGAGG GGATGTCTGACGCCGCCATCATGGAGCTGAACTTGCCGACCGGGATCCCCATCGTGTACGAGCTGGACGGGAGCCTGAAGCCCACCAAGCCCATGCAGTTCCTGGGTGATGAGGAGACCGTGCGCAAGGCCATGGAGGCTGTGGCTGCCCAGGGCAAGGTCCAGaagtga